One region of Termitidicoccus mucosus genomic DNA includes:
- a CDS encoding HAD-IIA family hydrolase: MPATVSASLSRVRHVVLDMDGTIYNGGTLFPWTKPFLARLDALGIGYTFLTNNPSKSAAEYLDKLARLGLPSTPGHLYTSALAVIDWLRASRPDLRRLFLLGPPGMIAEFGRAGFQSADDDPADSPDAVVAGFDTSLTYARLCRAAWWVSQGRPYFATNPDYVCPTDQPTVLVDCGSICAAIEAATGRAPDRVFGKPDPSMLAGILARHGLQPGEVAMVGDRLYTDVAMAKNAGCLGVLVLSGEATRADAEAAPSAHCPDFVFENLAPLGEAIADARQTPPVSGHH, translated from the coding sequence ATGCCCGCCACGGTTTCAGCCTCCCTCTCCCGCGTCCGCCATGTCGTTCTCGACATGGACGGCACCATTTACAACGGAGGCACGCTCTTTCCCTGGACCAAGCCCTTCCTCGCCCGCCTCGACGCCCTCGGCATCGGCTACACCTTTCTCACCAACAATCCCTCCAAGTCCGCCGCCGAGTATCTCGACAAACTCGCCCGCCTCGGTCTCCCCTCCACCCCCGGCCACCTCTACACCTCCGCCCTCGCCGTCATAGACTGGCTCCGCGCCAGCCGTCCCGATCTGCGCCGCCTCTTCCTTCTCGGCCCTCCCGGCATGATCGCCGAGTTCGGCCGCGCCGGGTTCCAGTCCGCCGACGACGATCCTGCCGATTCTCCTGACGCCGTCGTCGCCGGCTTCGACACGTCGCTCACCTACGCCCGCCTTTGCCGCGCCGCCTGGTGGGTTTCGCAAGGCCGTCCTTACTTCGCCACCAATCCCGACTACGTCTGCCCCACCGACCAGCCCACCGTGCTGGTCGACTGCGGCTCGATCTGCGCGGCCATCGAGGCCGCCACCGGTCGCGCCCCCGACCGCGTTTTCGGCAAGCCCGATCCTTCCATGCTCGCCGGCATCCTCGCCCGCCACGGCCTCCAGCCCGGCGAGGTCGCGATGGTCGGCGACCGCCTCTACACCGATGTCGCCATGGCCAAAAACGCCGGCTGCCTCGGTGTCCTCGTCCTCTCCGGCGAAGCCACGCGTGCCGACGCCGAAGCCGCCCCGTCCGCCCATTGTCCCGATTTCGTCTTCGAAAACCTCGCGCCCCTCGGCGAGGCCATCGCCGACGCGCGCCAAACCCCGCCAGTCTCCGGCCATCATTGA
- a CDS encoding GreA/GreB family elongation factor: protein MNSEAVSALIAKHPALKTAKSKLEAMTPGSYVIHRSWGFGQIKAYDEGTHRLIIDFEGKKGHPMDPAFCVNTMDVLPPKHLLVRKQTEPEVIAKLIAENPAQLVVEALESYPNNATTAIDLEITLAQVVGEDKFKKWWSSSKKVVHKDPRIAIPAKKTECYVLRETPVSNVDEILEQFNGTRSARRRIALAEELIVTFDTKKDTTDLHPYLEAVTAAVRDSNQLTPSARLYGASIRDTLAKLAGDDPSALEPSQLSLVSTIRELPAIAEQIPVQFQSRFLDLVKEAHPIEVRDILFTLLKTSQGKFTTECINFLVENGHADELAATLKRWQVEQNLRAPVLLWIIKNRHSKKFAKLLNDLITPRLLSSIFFAIDYEALQAATARRIPLAEILSEDTELIGDLLSTADPETARDLANTLLLNQGFEELTKKSLLARFIKIFPTIQSLVASDAESKEEQLLVSRESYERKREEYETIVSKKIPENSKAIAAAREHGDLKENSEYKMAKQDQQVLMAQKAQLEKDLGRARITDFKEASTEQIGVGSIVDLKVGDAGKSARYTILGAWDSIPEKNIIAYKTPLGLALLSKKVGDTVTVKIGNTEESYTIAAIARHVDGR from the coding sequence ATGAATTCCGAAGCAGTCTCAGCACTTATCGCAAAACACCCGGCCCTCAAGACCGCCAAATCCAAGCTGGAGGCCATGACCCCCGGCAGCTACGTGATCCACCGCAGCTGGGGCTTCGGACAAATCAAGGCCTATGACGAAGGCACGCACCGTCTGATCATCGATTTCGAAGGCAAAAAAGGCCACCCCATGGACCCCGCCTTCTGCGTGAACACCATGGATGTGCTTCCGCCCAAGCATCTTCTCGTCCGCAAACAGACCGAGCCCGAGGTCATCGCCAAACTCATCGCCGAAAACCCCGCCCAACTCGTGGTCGAAGCCCTCGAGTCCTATCCCAACAACGCCACCACCGCCATCGACCTCGAAATCACGCTGGCGCAAGTCGTCGGCGAGGACAAATTCAAGAAATGGTGGTCCTCCTCCAAAAAAGTCGTCCACAAAGACCCGCGCATCGCCATCCCCGCCAAAAAAACCGAGTGTTACGTCCTGCGCGAAACCCCCGTTTCGAACGTCGATGAGATTCTCGAGCAGTTCAACGGCACCCGCTCCGCCCGCCGCCGCATCGCGCTGGCCGAGGAACTGATCGTCACCTTTGATACCAAGAAAGACACCACCGATCTCCATCCTTACCTGGAAGCCGTCACCGCCGCCGTCCGCGACAGCAACCAGCTCACCCCGTCCGCCCGCCTTTACGGCGCCTCGATTCGCGACACGCTCGCCAAGCTCGCCGGCGACGATCCGTCCGCGCTCGAGCCCTCTCAACTCTCGCTCGTCTCCACCATCCGCGAGCTTCCCGCCATCGCCGAGCAGATTCCCGTCCAGTTCCAGTCCCGCTTCCTCGACCTCGTCAAGGAAGCGCACCCCATCGAGGTGCGCGACATCCTCTTCACCCTCCTCAAGACCAGCCAGGGCAAATTCACCACCGAGTGCATCAACTTCCTCGTTGAAAACGGCCACGCCGATGAACTTGCCGCCACGCTCAAGCGCTGGCAGGTCGAGCAAAACCTCCGCGCCCCCGTCCTGCTCTGGATCATCAAGAACCGCCATTCCAAGAAATTCGCCAAGCTCCTCAACGACCTGATCACCCCGCGCCTGCTCAGCTCCATTTTCTTCGCCATCGATTACGAGGCGCTCCAGGCCGCCACCGCCCGCCGCATCCCCCTCGCCGAAATCCTCAGCGAGGACACCGAGCTCATCGGCGACCTCCTCTCCACCGCCGACCCCGAAACCGCCCGCGACCTGGCCAACACGCTTCTCCTTAACCAGGGTTTCGAGGAACTCACCAAAAAATCCCTCCTCGCCCGCTTCATCAAGATATTCCCCACCATCCAGTCGCTTGTCGCCAGCGACGCCGAGTCGAAGGAGGAGCAGCTTCTCGTCTCCCGCGAAAGCTACGAGCGCAAGCGCGAGGAATACGAAACCATCGTCTCCAAAAAAATCCCGGAAAATTCCAAGGCCATCGCCGCCGCCCGCGAGCACGGGGACCTCAAGGAAAACTCCGAATACAAGATGGCCAAACAGGACCAGCAGGTGCTCATGGCGCAGAAGGCCCAGCTCGAAAAGGACCTCGGACGCGCCCGCATCACGGATTTCAAGGAAGCCTCCACCGAGCAGATCGGCGTGGGCAGCATCGTTGACCTGAAAGTCGGCGACGCCGGCAAGTCCGCCCGCTACACCATCCTCGGCGCCTGGGACAGCATCCCCGAGAAAAACATCATCGCCTACAAGACGCCTCTCGGCCTCGCCCTCCTTTCGAAAAAAGTCGGCGACACCGTGACGGTCAAGATCGGCAACACCGAGGAATCCTACACCATCGCCGCCATCGCCCGCCATGTGGACGGCAGGTAA
- a CDS encoding LysE family translocator: protein MVGFAICIPVGPIAALILRRTVADGRLSGFVSGLGAAMADALIGVFAALFLAALMPAIEEHRGAIQLVGGAFIISMGVFILRTPPKIRETKRPLHERNLLVACLTTCVLTLSNPITVMSATLIVASTGIGGSETTVLHSAMLVLGIFTASTSWWIFLCTCAHWLARKLGNGFIRAINLIAAILIIGFGVYLIADQISDKTTGRRLRPKRRAHPEQIIPPGEQVRLLDIVTKPETRQKPGA from the coding sequence ATGGTCGGGTTTGCCATCTGCATTCCCGTCGGTCCGATTGCCGCGCTGATTCTCCGCCGCACTGTCGCCGACGGACGCCTCTCCGGCTTCGTCAGCGGACTGGGCGCGGCGATGGCCGACGCGCTCATCGGCGTCTTCGCGGCGCTGTTTCTTGCCGCGCTCATGCCCGCCATCGAGGAGCACCGCGGGGCGATCCAGCTCGTTGGCGGCGCGTTCATCATCAGCATGGGCGTGTTTATTCTCCGCACCCCGCCGAAAATCCGCGAGACGAAGCGCCCGCTCCACGAGCGCAACCTCCTCGTCGCCTGCCTCACCACCTGCGTGCTCACCCTTTCCAACCCCATTACCGTCATGAGCGCGACCCTTATCGTCGCCTCCACCGGCATAGGGGGATCGGAAACGACCGTGCTGCACTCCGCGATGCTCGTCCTCGGCATCTTCACCGCCTCGACCTCCTGGTGGATTTTCCTCTGCACCTGCGCGCACTGGCTCGCGCGAAAACTCGGCAACGGCTTCATCCGCGCCATCAATCTCATCGCCGCCATTCTCATCATCGGTTTCGGCGTTTATCTCATCGCCGACCAGATTTCCGACAAGACCACCGGACGCCGTCTCCGCCCCAAACGCCGCGCCCACCCCGAACAAATCATCCCGCCAGGGGAGCAGGTGAGATTGCTCGACATCGTGACAAAGCCCGAAACCCGGCAAAAACCCGGTGCATGA
- a CDS encoding sugar-binding transcriptional regulator, translating into MQDLYSDRLLHLAAHLYYINGMKQAQLGKYLKISQAKVSRLLSMAQERGIVRIIVADFDPRDRELEARLRTQLGLATVVVIKAPQELSPEELRKILGRFAAEEIQTMIKSKDIIAIGSGRNVRELVRNFSISTNKRITIVQSVGNVDASVHDFDAQEIGRVFSQRLGGDFLTLNMPAFVPTKRIRDALLAIDQSRVVNTYLSQARMAIVGVGTLDNSVFIERSMLREKDIAELKSAGAVGEIGGRFYDAAGRECDTRWRNQVLSIELDQLAAIPQVIGVVSGTDRSASIQAAVAGGFLKGLVIDEIGARALLETATQSAAAKTKGKK; encoded by the coding sequence ATGCAAGATCTTTATTCAGACCGTCTATTACACCTTGCCGCCCATCTTTATTACATCAACGGCATGAAGCAGGCCCAGCTGGGAAAATATTTAAAGATTTCCCAGGCCAAGGTGAGCCGCCTGCTCTCCATGGCGCAAGAGCGCGGCATCGTGCGCATCATCGTCGCCGATTTCGACCCCCGGGATCGCGAACTGGAGGCGAGGCTTCGGACCCAGCTTGGCCTCGCCACCGTGGTGGTTATCAAGGCTCCGCAGGAGCTTTCGCCGGAAGAGTTGCGCAAAATCCTCGGCAGGTTCGCCGCCGAGGAGATCCAAACCATGATCAAATCCAAGGACATAATCGCCATCGGCAGCGGGCGCAATGTCCGGGAATTGGTCCGAAACTTTTCCATATCGACAAACAAACGCATCACAATCGTCCAGTCCGTCGGAAATGTGGACGCCAGCGTGCACGATTTCGACGCGCAGGAAATCGGGCGCGTTTTTTCGCAACGGCTTGGCGGTGATTTCCTCACCTTGAACATGCCGGCCTTCGTGCCCACGAAGCGGATACGCGACGCGCTTCTCGCCATCGATCAGTCCCGCGTGGTCAATACTTACCTCAGCCAGGCCCGCATGGCCATTGTCGGCGTCGGCACGCTCGACAACTCGGTGTTCATCGAGCGCAGCATGCTCAGGGAAAAGGACATCGCCGAACTGAAGTCCGCCGGTGCCGTCGGCGAGATCGGAGGACGCTTCTATGACGCCGCCGGGCGGGAGTGCGACACCCGCTGGAGGAACCAAGTGTTGAGCATCGAACTCGACCAGCTGGCCGCAATTCCACAGGTCATCGGCGTGGTTTCCGGCACCGACCGCTCCGCCTCCATCCAGGCCGCTGTCGCCGGCGGTTTTCTCAAGGGCCTGGTCATCGACGAAATCGGAGCGCGGGCGCTGCTTGAAACCGCCACGCAGTCAGCGGCCGCCAAAACCAAAGGCAAAAAATGA
- a CDS encoding 3-keto-disaccharide hydrolase: protein MPPATSTRRLLLLAFAAFAITGYSAPERPLFAHDLVNADYQPDHWTMADGVLSTKGKAGIIWTRESYGDFHLSLEFRCDKSTDSGVFFRCSDVRDYVQSSLEIQITNQLNRPDRARTGALFDCAAPAAKPAIKAGVWYRLEIAAKGETVKVLLDGKPMVEANLDDWATPRKNPDGSANKFKKALKDCARSGRIGLQGTYPVAFRNLEITRL from the coding sequence ATGCCCCCCGCCACCTCCACCCGCCGCCTCCTCCTGCTCGCATTCGCGGCCTTTGCCATCACCGGATACTCTGCCCCGGAAAGGCCGCTCTTCGCCCACGATCTTGTCAACGCCGACTATCAGCCGGACCACTGGACCATGGCGGACGGCGTGCTCTCCACCAAGGGCAAGGCCGGCATCATCTGGACCAGAGAAAGCTACGGCGACTTTCACCTGAGCTTGGAATTCCGCTGCGACAAAAGCACCGACAGCGGTGTGTTCTTCCGTTGCTCCGACGTCAGGGACTACGTGCAAAGCTCGCTTGAAATCCAGATCACCAACCAGCTCAACCGTCCCGACCGCGCCCGCACCGGCGCCCTCTTTGACTGTGCCGCGCCCGCCGCCAAGCCTGCCATCAAGGCCGGCGTCTGGTATCGCCTCGAAATCGCCGCCAAGGGCGAAACCGTCAAAGTCCTGCTCGACGGCAAACCCATGGTCGAAGCAAACCTCGACGACTGGGCCACTCCGCGCAAAAACCCCGACGGTTCCGCCAACAAATTCAAAAAAGCCCTCAAGGATTGCGCGCGCTCCGGTCGCATCGGCCTGCAAGGCACCTATCCCGTCGCCTTCAGAAACCTTGAAATCACCCGGCTCTAG
- a CDS encoding alpha-galactosidase has protein sequence MIRIFPLLRFLSLPCLAVMLHGQNAKILEITTADSALVLVATPDAPVVFRHYGGKANDMRALLYKGHREGFEAYPAFGGSNHANLALSVVHADGALTTELVYAGHEHRALDGNREETVVHLKDKLYPLAVDLHFTAHKAENVITQRVVLSHREKAPVRVEAIASAYLPLQAGAYYLTHFHGAWGREMHMTEEKLTPGGKIIEEYRKGVQTTMSDNPSFMLALDHPADEEAGEVYAGALAWSGNYKLLFTPDERETLHITAGMNPFASARILNPGETLETPEMVLTYSAQGRGQASRNLHDWSRRYALAHGDEPRSVLLNSWEGAYFTFDEKTLTDMMDAAAGLGIEMFVLDDGWFGNKYPRNDAKAGLGDWQVNKKKLPRGIGHLADYAVSKGLRFGIWIEPEMVNPKSELAETHPEWVVKSPGREIPQRRQQWLLDLSNPAVQDFVAKTFDEVAALSPNITYIKWDANRPVLSVGSEYLPADRQTHFWQDYVKGLYSVYERVRAKHPRITIQLCSSGGARLDYGALKYHDEFWASDNTNAVDRVLIQYGTNMIYPAIATASHVSASPNHQTGMMLPLKFRFDVAMSGRLGMELQPKDIADADLEFARNAIQNYKRIRPVVQQGDLYRLCSPYDENGRAALTYVAKDKKQAVLFAYNLYHFHARGFTFDVKLRGLDPAKTYTVSELNMKTAKSVFAGNKKTFTGDYLMKIGVSLAIPRPQESAVLYMTEE, from the coding sequence ATGATCAGGATTTTCCCCCTTCTCCGTTTCCTGTCGTTGCCTTGCCTCGCCGTGATGCTGCACGGGCAGAATGCTAAAATTTTGGAAATCACCACCGCCGACTCGGCGCTGGTCCTTGTCGCCACGCCGGACGCGCCGGTGGTGTTTCGCCATTACGGAGGAAAGGCAAATGATATGCGTGCCCTTTTATATAAAGGACATCGGGAAGGTTTCGAGGCCTATCCCGCCTTCGGCGGCTCCAACCACGCGAACCTCGCGCTGAGCGTGGTCCACGCGGACGGCGCGCTGACCACCGAGCTGGTCTACGCGGGCCATGAGCACCGGGCGCTCGACGGCAACCGCGAGGAGACCGTCGTCCATCTGAAAGACAAACTCTACCCGCTGGCCGTTGACCTCCACTTCACGGCCCACAAGGCGGAAAACGTCATCACCCAGCGCGTCGTCCTCTCCCATCGGGAAAAGGCGCCGGTGCGGGTCGAAGCCATCGCCTCCGCCTACCTGCCGCTCCAGGCCGGCGCGTATTATCTGACGCATTTTCACGGCGCGTGGGGACGCGAAATGCACATGACCGAGGAAAAGCTGACGCCGGGCGGAAAGATTATAGAAGAATATAGAAAAGGCGTGCAAACGACCATGTCCGACAACCCGTCCTTCATGCTCGCCCTCGACCATCCGGCGGACGAGGAGGCCGGCGAGGTCTATGCCGGCGCGCTCGCGTGGTCGGGCAATTATAAACTGTTGTTCACACCGGATGAACGGGAGACGCTGCACATCACCGCCGGCATGAACCCGTTCGCCTCCGCCCGTATATTAAACCCGGGCGAGACACTGGAGACACCCGAGATGGTGCTGACTTACAGCGCGCAAGGACGCGGGCAGGCCTCCCGCAACCTCCACGACTGGAGCCGCCGCTACGCGCTCGCCCACGGGGACGAACCGCGGTCCGTGTTGCTCAACAGCTGGGAGGGCGCCTACTTCACCTTTGATGAGAAGACCCTCACCGACATGATGGACGCCGCCGCCGGGCTGGGCATCGAGATGTTTGTGCTCGACGACGGCTGGTTCGGCAACAAATACCCCCGCAACGATGCCAAGGCCGGACTCGGCGACTGGCAGGTCAACAAAAAGAAACTCCCCCGAGGCATCGGCCACCTCGCCGACTACGCGGTCTCCAAGGGCCTCCGCTTCGGCATCTGGATCGAGCCGGAAATGGTCAACCCCAAGAGCGAACTGGCCGAAACCCATCCCGAGTGGGTGGTGAAAAGCCCCGGGCGTGAAATCCCGCAGCGGCGCCAGCAGTGGCTGCTCGATTTGAGCAATCCCGCCGTGCAGGATTTCGTGGCCAAAACTTTCGACGAGGTCGCCGCCCTCTCGCCCAACATCACTTATATAAAATGGGACGCCAACCGTCCGGTGCTCAGCGTCGGCTCGGAATATCTGCCTGCGGACAGGCAGACGCATTTCTGGCAGGATTACGTGAAAGGTTTATACAGCGTGTATGAACGCGTCCGCGCCAAGCACCCGCGCATCACCATCCAGCTCTGCTCCTCCGGTGGCGCGCGCCTTGACTATGGCGCGCTGAAATACCACGACGAATTCTGGGCGAGCGACAACACCAACGCCGTGGATCGCGTGCTCATACAATACGGCACCAACATGATCTATCCGGCGATCGCCACGGCGTCGCACGTATCGGCCAGCCCCAACCACCAGACCGGGATGATGCTCCCGCTGAAATTCCGCTTCGATGTCGCCATGTCAGGCCGGCTTGGCATGGAGTTGCAGCCCAAGGACATTGCCGACGCGGATCTGGAGTTTGCCAGGAATGCGATACAAAATTACAAACGCATCCGCCCCGTCGTGCAGCAGGGCGATTTATACCGGCTGTGCTCGCCTTATGATGAAAACGGGCGCGCGGCGCTGACATATGTTGCCAAGGACAAAAAACAGGCGGTGCTCTTCGCCTACAACCTGTATCATTTCCATGCGCGCGGTTTCACTTTCGACGTAAAATTAAGGGGCCTCGACCCCGCGAAAACCTACACTGTTTCCGAACTGAACATGAAGACCGCGAAAAGCGTCTTTGCCGGAAACAAAAAAACCTTCACGGGCGATTACTTGATGAAAATCGGCGTCAGCCTGGCCATCCCCCGCCCGCAGGAAAGCGCCGTGCTGTATATGACGGAGGAGTAA
- a CDS encoding shikimate kinase: MQTPDANLYLVGFMGTGKSTVGRAVAARLGFQLLDSDTQIERAQGRPVTEIFATAGEPAFRAMEREFIENGHPATRCVVACGGGLVVPPGMLDALKKRGVVVCLHASVETILERTRAHTHRPLLNVENPRERIQALYAEREPIYRNAGTLVLTDGRSLTDVITHVMRIHRREGGEFCRARDGVAAAGGNGRGAGGRLFPG; the protein is encoded by the coding sequence ATGCAAACGCCGGACGCCAATCTTTATCTAGTCGGATTCATGGGCACGGGGAAAAGCACCGTGGGGCGGGCCGTGGCCGCGCGGCTGGGGTTTCAGTTGCTCGACAGCGACACGCAGATCGAACGCGCGCAGGGACGCCCGGTGACGGAGATTTTCGCGACCGCCGGGGAGCCGGCGTTTCGCGCGATGGAGCGAGAGTTCATTGAAAACGGCCACCCCGCGACGCGCTGCGTGGTGGCATGCGGCGGCGGACTCGTCGTCCCGCCGGGCATGCTCGACGCGCTGAAAAAACGCGGCGTGGTCGTGTGCCTGCACGCGTCGGTCGAAACCATCCTGGAGCGGACGCGCGCGCACACGCATCGCCCGCTGCTCAACGTGGAGAACCCGCGCGAGCGCATCCAGGCGCTCTACGCGGAGCGCGAGCCGATCTATCGCAACGCGGGCACGCTTGTGCTCACGGACGGGCGGTCGTTGACCGATGTGATCACGCACGTGATGCGGATTCACCGGCGCGAGGGCGGCGAGTTTTGCCGGGCGCGCGACGGCGTCGCGGCGGCCGGCGGCAACGGGCGGGGCGCGGGCGGCAGGCTGTTCCCGGGATGA
- a CDS encoding MFS transporter yields MPSDTEKKFRRWQTRTILATMVGYALFYFVRKNFSMAMPGMETDLGISKTSLGIFLTLNGLIYGFSRFVNGIFADRLNARFYMAAGLALCALSNFAFGFGPDVAGWLSGAASGPAFTGALVWFMGVTWLVNGILQGTGFPPCARLLTHWVPPQELATKMSVWNTSHSIGAGLVVILCGYIMGHMGAGEAHAGAWRWCFWIPAGIAFVGAFLLFAGLRDTPSSVGLPELPGTTVKLKQKTERSAGHRAFLREKVFGNPLIWILGVANFFVYIVRFSVLDWGPTLLKQSKGVTMAHAGWMVALFEIAGILGMLASGWATDRWLKGRAHRTCVFCMAGATLCAVAFWRIPPGAPAWVLFAVLCATGFFIYGPQALVGIAAANQATKKAAATANGLTGIFGYLSTAVSGVGFGYVAQHYGWDLAYIVIIALSLVGAGVFALMWRAPAHGYAEVADNQGPNASQQAAGNK; encoded by the coding sequence ATGCCATCCGACACCGAAAAAAAATTCCGCCGCTGGCAGACGCGCACCATCCTCGCCACGATGGTGGGCTACGCGCTGTTTTACTTCGTGCGGAAAAACTTCAGCATGGCCATGCCCGGCATGGAGACCGACCTCGGTATTTCCAAGACCAGCCTCGGCATTTTTCTCACCCTCAACGGCCTCATCTACGGCTTCTCCCGCTTCGTCAACGGCATCTTCGCCGACCGGCTCAATGCCCGCTTCTACATGGCGGCCGGGCTGGCCCTGTGCGCGCTGTCCAACTTTGCCTTCGGTTTCGGGCCGGACGTCGCCGGCTGGCTCTCCGGGGCGGCCTCGGGGCCGGCGTTCACCGGCGCGCTCGTCTGGTTCATGGGCGTCACCTGGCTGGTCAACGGCATCCTGCAAGGCACCGGTTTTCCGCCCTGCGCCCGGCTGCTCACGCACTGGGTTCCGCCGCAGGAGCTGGCCACCAAGATGTCCGTCTGGAACACCTCGCACTCCATCGGCGCGGGGCTAGTGGTCATCCTTTGCGGCTACATCATGGGACACATGGGCGCGGGCGAGGCGCACGCCGGCGCGTGGCGCTGGTGCTTCTGGATCCCGGCGGGCATCGCCTTTGTCGGCGCCTTCCTGCTGTTCGCCGGACTGCGCGACACGCCGTCGTCCGTCGGCCTGCCGGAACTGCCGGGCACGACGGTGAAGTTGAAGCAAAAGACGGAGAGGTCCGCCGGGCACCGGGCGTTTTTGCGCGAAAAAGTTTTTGGCAATCCGCTGATCTGGATACTCGGTGTCGCCAACTTTTTTGTCTATATCGTGCGTTTCTCGGTGCTCGACTGGGGGCCGACATTGCTCAAGCAGTCCAAGGGCGTGACGATGGCGCACGCGGGCTGGATGGTGGCGCTGTTTGAGATCGCGGGCATCCTCGGCATGCTCGCCTCCGGCTGGGCCACCGACCGCTGGCTCAAGGGCCGCGCGCACCGCACGTGCGTGTTCTGCATGGCGGGGGCGACGCTGTGCGCGGTGGCCTTCTGGCGGATCCCCCCCGGCGCGCCGGCCTGGGTGCTGTTCGCCGTGCTGTGCGCCACCGGCTTCTTCATCTATGGCCCGCAGGCGCTCGTCGGCATCGCCGCCGCCAACCAGGCCACCAAAAAGGCCGCCGCCACCGCCAACGGGCTCACCGGCATCTTTGGCTACCTCAGCACCGCCGTCTCCGGCGTGGGCTTCGGCTACGTCGCGCAACACTACGGCTGGGACCTCGCCTATATCGTCATCATCGCCCTCTCCCTCGTGGGCGCCGGCGTCTTCGCCCTCATGTGGCGCGCGCCCGCGCACGGCTACGCCGAAGTGGCGGATAACCAAGGGCCAAATGCCAGCCAACAAGCGGCAGGTAACAAGTAG
- a CDS encoding glycerol-3-phosphate dehydrogenase/oxidase: MSTHSTEKRQTTLRQLAERPLDLLVVGGGIVGAGVARDAAMRGLRTGLVDRYDFASGTSSRSSRLLHGGLRYLEQGRVGLVHESSVEKKVVHSIAPHLGQPLGFIFPVYKINGRPLWQMRIGVKMYDLLCNGRNFKPSRGYTKDETLGKLPQINTDTLRGSVRYYDALTSDARLTLDTLRSAVNHGALISNYTRFIDAKRDGDAWSCEIEDTLTGEKLVIRARAILNAAGPWSEKIPHSAVKLRLTKGIHIVVDRKRVTVAEGEAVTMVEGKRILFLIPWGERLIIGTTDTDYDARPEDVSVGLDDIDYVLHTANTTFPSARLTRADIISSWSGLRPLIANRDGTPSDTSRAHQITNPEKGWWDIAGGKLTTYRLMAEQAVTKIAKFLGAAAAPCRTAKEPLLPAAEAAPYSGIIPPPVTADAVRHYVENEWAVHLDDVLLRRSSWHFYHGDIPARAPEIAQWMAAAAGWTPGRTAAELADYAREAAKTYPSSKNH; this comes from the coding sequence ATGAGTACACACAGCACTGAAAAACGTCAGACAACTCTCCGCCAACTCGCGGAACGTCCGCTCGACCTCCTCGTCGTCGGCGGCGGCATCGTGGGCGCCGGTGTCGCGCGCGACGCCGCCATGCGCGGCCTGCGCACCGGTCTGGTCGACCGCTACGACTTCGCCAGCGGCACCAGCAGCCGCTCCAGCCGCCTCCTGCACGGCGGCCTGCGCTATCTCGAACAGGGCCGCGTCGGCCTCGTGCACGAGTCCAGCGTGGAAAAAAAAGTCGTCCATTCCATCGCCCCGCACCTCGGGCAGCCGCTCGGGTTCATCTTTCCCGTTTATAAAATCAACGGACGCCCCCTGTGGCAGATGCGCATCGGCGTGAAAATGTATGACCTGCTCTGCAACGGGCGAAACTTCAAACCCTCCCGCGGCTACACCAAGGACGAGACCCTCGGCAAGCTCCCGCAAATCAACACCGACACCCTGCGCGGCTCCGTGCGCTACTACGACGCCCTCACCAGCGACGCCCGCCTTACCCTCGACACCCTCCGCTCCGCCGTCAACCACGGCGCGCTCATCTCCAACTACACCCGCTTCATCGACGCGAAACGCGACGGCGATGCGTGGAGCTGCGAAATCGAGGACACGCTCACCGGCGAAAAACTCGTCATCCGCGCCCGCGCCATCCTCAACGCCGCCGGTCCGTGGTCGGAAAAAATCCCCCACAGCGCCGTGAAGCTCCGCCTCACCAAAGGCATCCACATCGTCGTCGACCGCAAGCGCGTCACCGTCGCCGAGGGCGAGGCCGTGACGATGGTCGAGGGCAAGCGCATCCTCTTCCTCATCCCCTGGGGCGAACGCCTCATCATCGGCACCACCGACACCGATTACGATGCCAGGCCCGAGGATGTGAGCGTGGGCCTTGACGACATCGACTACGTCCTCCACACCGCCAACACCACTTTTCCCTCGGCCAGGCTCACGCGCGCCGACATCATCAGCTCATGGTCGGGGCTGCGCCCGCTCATCGCCAACCGCGACGGCACGCCCTCCGACACCTCCCGCGCGCACCAGATCACGAATCCCGAAAAAGGCTGGTGGGACATCGCCGGCGGCAAGCTCACCACCTACCGCCTCATGGCCGAGCAGGCCGTCACCAAAATCGCGAAATTTCTTGGCGCCGCCGCCGCGCCCTGCCGCACCGCCAAGGAGCCGCTCCTGCCCGCCGCCGAAGCCGCGCCCTACAGCGGCATCATCCCCCCGCCCGTCACCGCCGACGCCGTCCGCCACTACGTGGAAAACGAATGGGCCGTGCACCTCGACGACGTGCTCCTGCGTCGGTCGAGCTGGCACTTCTATCACGGCGACATCCCCGCCCGCGCCCCCGAAATCGCGCAATGGATGGCCGCCGCCGCCGGCTGGACGCCCGGGCGCACCGCCGCCGAGCTGGCCGACTACGCCAGGGAAGCCGCCAAAACCTACCCGTCCTCCAAAAATCACTGA